A genomic segment from Scomber japonicus isolate fScoJap1 chromosome 11, fScoJap1.pri, whole genome shotgun sequence encodes:
- the spopla gene encoding speckle-type POZ protein-like A isoform X1 has protein sequence MSRVPTPPPPGEMSSGPVAESWCYTQVKVVKFSYMWTINNFSFCREEMGEVLKSSTFSSGPNDKMKWCLRVNPKGLDDESKDYLSLYLLLVSCPKSEVRAKFKFSLLNAKREETKAMESQRAYRFVQGKDWGFKKFIRRDFLLDEANGLLPDDKLTLFCEVSVVQDSVNISGQSNMNMLKVPECQLSDDLGNLWECSRFTDCSLYVRGQEFKAHKSILAARSPVFNAMFEHEMEESKKNRVDISDVDPDVFKEMMGFIYTGKAPNLEKMADNLLAAADKYALERLKVMCEEALCNSLSVENVADTLILADLHSAEQLKAQAIDFINRCSVLRQLGCKDGKNWNSNHATDIMETAGWKSMIQSHPHLVAEAFRALASAQCPPFGLPRKRLKQS, from the exons ATGTCACGGGttcccaccccccctcctcctgggGAGATGTCAAGTGGACCTGTGGCAGAGAGCTGGTGTTACACACAG GTCAAAGTTGTAAAGTTTTCCTACATGTGGACCATAAACAACTTTAGTTTTTGCAGAGAAGAAATGGGGGAGGTGTTGAAGAGCTCAACCTTCTCCTCTGGCCCTAATGATAAAATGAAATG GTGTCTGCGAGTCAATCCAAAGGGACTTGATGATGAAAGCAAAGATTATCTGTCATTGTATTTACTTCTTGTTAGTTGTCCAAAAAGTGAAGTCAGAGCAAAGTTCAAGTTTTCTTTGTTGAACGCTAAAAGAGAGGAGACAAAAGCGATGG AAAGCCAAAGAGCATACAGGTTTGTCCAAGGCAAAGACTGGGGCTTCAAAAAATTTATCAGAAGAGATTTTCTCCTTGATGAAGCCAATGGACTTCTGCCAGATGATAAGCTCACACTGTTCTGTGAG gtaAGCGTCGTCCAGGACTCTGTTAACATTTCTGGCCAGTCCAACATGAACATGCTGAAGGTACCGGAGTGTCAGCTGTCTGATGACCTGGGGAACCTGTGGGAGTGTTCACGCTTCACAGATTGCAGCCTCTATGTGAGAGGGCAGGAGTTCAAAGCCCACAAATCCATCCTTGCAG caAGGTCCCCAGTCTTTAATGCTATGTTTGAACATGAAATGGAAGAAAGTAAAAAG AACCGTGTTGACATTAGTGACGTAGACCCAGATGTCTTTAAGGAAATGATGGGCTTTATCTACACGGGAAAGGCCCCAAACCTGGAAAAGATGGCAGACAATTTGCTGGCAGCTGCAGACAAA TACGCGCTGGAGCGTTTAAAGGTCATGTGTGAAGAGGCCTTGTGCAACAGCCTTTCAGTGGAGAATGTGGCCGACACCCTCATCCTAGCAGACTTGCACAGTGCCGAGCAGCTCAAAGCACAAGCCATAGATTTTATCAACAG GTGCAGTGTCCTGAGACAGCTGGGCTGTAAAGATGGAAAGAACTGGAATAGCAA TCATGCTACGGATATAATGGAGACTGCAGGCTGGAAGTCAATGATCCAGTCCCACCCTCACTTGGTAGCCGAGGCCTTTCGTGCCCTGGCTTCAGCACAGTGCCCACCCTTTGGTCTTCCCAGGAAGCGTCTAAAACAGTCCTGA
- the spopla gene encoding speckle-type POZ protein-like A isoform X2, with protein MSRVPTPPPPGEMSSGPVAESWCYTQVKVVKFSYMWTINNFSFCREEMGEVLKSSTFSSGPNDKMKWCLRVNPKGLDDESKDYLSLYLLLVSCPKSEVRAKFKFSLLNAKREETKAMESQRAYRFVQGKDWGFKKFIRRDFLLDEANGLLPDDKLTLFCEVSVVQDSVNISGQSNMNMLKVPECQLSDDLGNLWECSRFTDCSLYVRGQEFKAHKSILAARSPVFNAMFEHEMEESKKNRVDISDVDPDVFKEMMGFIYTGKAPNLEKMADNLLAAADKYALERLKVMCEEALCNSLSVENVADTLILADLHSAEQLKAQAIDFINSVLRQLGCKDGKNWNSNHATDIMETAGWKSMIQSHPHLVAEAFRALASAQCPPFGLPRKRLKQS; from the exons ATGTCACGGGttcccaccccccctcctcctgggGAGATGTCAAGTGGACCTGTGGCAGAGAGCTGGTGTTACACACAG GTCAAAGTTGTAAAGTTTTCCTACATGTGGACCATAAACAACTTTAGTTTTTGCAGAGAAGAAATGGGGGAGGTGTTGAAGAGCTCAACCTTCTCCTCTGGCCCTAATGATAAAATGAAATG GTGTCTGCGAGTCAATCCAAAGGGACTTGATGATGAAAGCAAAGATTATCTGTCATTGTATTTACTTCTTGTTAGTTGTCCAAAAAGTGAAGTCAGAGCAAAGTTCAAGTTTTCTTTGTTGAACGCTAAAAGAGAGGAGACAAAAGCGATGG AAAGCCAAAGAGCATACAGGTTTGTCCAAGGCAAAGACTGGGGCTTCAAAAAATTTATCAGAAGAGATTTTCTCCTTGATGAAGCCAATGGACTTCTGCCAGATGATAAGCTCACACTGTTCTGTGAG gtaAGCGTCGTCCAGGACTCTGTTAACATTTCTGGCCAGTCCAACATGAACATGCTGAAGGTACCGGAGTGTCAGCTGTCTGATGACCTGGGGAACCTGTGGGAGTGTTCACGCTTCACAGATTGCAGCCTCTATGTGAGAGGGCAGGAGTTCAAAGCCCACAAATCCATCCTTGCAG caAGGTCCCCAGTCTTTAATGCTATGTTTGAACATGAAATGGAAGAAAGTAAAAAG AACCGTGTTGACATTAGTGACGTAGACCCAGATGTCTTTAAGGAAATGATGGGCTTTATCTACACGGGAAAGGCCCCAAACCTGGAAAAGATGGCAGACAATTTGCTGGCAGCTGCAGACAAA TACGCGCTGGAGCGTTTAAAGGTCATGTGTGAAGAGGCCTTGTGCAACAGCCTTTCAGTGGAGAATGTGGCCGACACCCTCATCCTAGCAGACTTGCACAGTGCCGAGCAGCTCAAAGCACAAGCCATAGATTTTATCAACAG TGTCCTGAGACAGCTGGGCTGTAAAGATGGAAAGAACTGGAATAGCAA TCATGCTACGGATATAATGGAGACTGCAGGCTGGAAGTCAATGATCCAGTCCCACCCTCACTTGGTAGCCGAGGCCTTTCGTGCCCTGGCTTCAGCACAGTGCCCACCCTTTGGTCTTCCCAGGAAGCGTCTAAAACAGTCCTGA